A DNA window from Aspergillus nidulans FGSC A4 chromosome I contains the following coding sequences:
- a CDS encoding uncharacterized protein (transcript_id=CADANIAT00007779) translates to MTPNGKLDRKALRTLPLPAAQPIRENRMKTKHPPLNVAEGELSRLWRQILGDVVGGASIQAETDFFAIGGSSLQLVRLQNALRERMGVEASLHDIYRLSSLGKMAALMCDERGRLESDAIDWSAETDIPHVQTVIETAAVSNVSDHQFEITGTLRQKKEVVLTGATGFLGSEILKGAIA, encoded by the coding sequence ATGACGCCAAACGGCAAGCTCGATCGCAAGGCTCTCCGCACATTGCCATTACCCGCGGCACAACCCATTCGGGAAAACAGGATGAAGACTAAGCATCCCCCCTTGAATGTCGCAGAAGGTGAACTTAGCCGATTGTGGCGCCAGATTCTTGGTGACGTTGTCGGTGGAGCTTCGATCCAAGCAGAAACGGATTTCTTCGCTATTGGCGGAAGCTCATTGCAGCTGGTTCGCCTACAAAACGCTCTGCGCGAGCGCATGGGAGTCGAGGCATCTCTTCATGACATTTATCGCTTGAGTAGCCTCGGAAAAATGGCTGCACTTATGTGCGATGAGAGGGGCCGCTTGGAGTCTGATGCCATTGACTGGTCGGCGGAGACAGACATACCTCATGTGCAGACGGTTATTGAGACAGCTGCGGTCAGCAACGTTTCAGACCATCAATTTGAAATTACTGGTACTTTGCGTCAAAAGAAGGAAGTCGTTTTGACTGGCGCCACCGGGTTCTTGGGATCCGAGATCCTCAAGGGCGCTATTGCATGA
- a CDS encoding uncharacterized protein (transcript_id=CADANIAT00007780), giving the protein MEIRPLLITRLRRIGQDYSMLAVEFRTWLIQDLHQDLHINIPVMGTTGLDSIASLCVVASRQRLPDVQDETKHETHLETGSLDPIQTVCRSPAAHSRFTHMPIASHDDVSATFMDLARRNWRLVEGSTFEPVLLTCTPDHHTLVVGWHHIIMDVMSWNVFLTDLNNVYMMRPLASCAVSYLDFLQEQNRVIQSGEMEGAIQYYLQEMQSIPEAIPLLPIATSPPASP; this is encoded by the exons ATGGAAATCCGCCCTTTGCTGATAACCCGGCTGCGACGAATCGGACAGGATT ATTCAATGCTGGCTGTGGAGTTTCGAACTTGGCTTATCCAAGACCTCCACCAAGACCTCCATATTAACATCCCTGTTATGGGGACTACGGGCCTAGACTCCATTGCTTCGCTTTGTGTCGTCGCGTCTCGTCAACGACTTCCCGATGTACAGGATGAGACAAAGCACGAGACACACCTAG AGACGGGGAGCCTCGACCCCATCCAAACGGTATGCCGGTCTCCTGCAGCACATTCTCGATTCACACACATGCCGATTGCCTCTCATGATGACGTCTCTGCCACTTTCATGGACTTGGCCCGCCGAAATTGGAGACTTGTAGAGGGAAGCACATTCGAGCCTGTTCTGCTCACATGTACCCCAGACCACCATACACTAGTCGTGGGCTGGCATCATATTATAATGGACGTGATGAGCTGGAATGTATTCTTGACCGATCTCAACAACGTGTATATGATGCGTCCTTTGGCATCTTGCGCCGTATCGTACTTGGATTTTTTGCAAGAACAGAATCGTGTCATCCAAAGTGGCGAGATGGAAGGCGCAATCCAGTACTATTTGCAAGAGATGCAGTCAATACCAGAAGCGATACCACTTCTCCCCATTGCAACGTCGCCGCCGGCCTCACCGTAG
- a CDS encoding NAD(P)/FAD-dependent oxidoreductase (transcript_id=CADANIAT00007781), with product MALRTLLTFCIILTCSMAQFNTQYDVLIIGGGPSGLSAASGLARVLRKIALFDSGEYRNKPTRHMHDVIGSDHVDPAEFRAAARAQISFYNVTTFIDTKVVSINATGTANRTTSFTATLANGTTYTGRKVILGSGVKDALPDQVPGLREAFGKGLYWCPWCDGFEHRDQPVGVIGNFSDSYDSVRELYPTLNRQIRVLSNGTANDTAQLERIDKKDSNWRAVFEAYNVTINDRTIQNITRVQDGGEVQEEVIRKELDIFRVYMDDGTFEECGAIMANYGTYQASTLPAQMGLRILGGKIDTTAPGLRTSMKGVWGVGDANSDNSTNVPHAMASGKRAAVYCHVEMAREELALITSNSTKRRAVPEELVVDREMGTVIGDIYDALRMK from the exons ATGGCTTTGAGAACACTGCTCACTTTCTGCATTATCCTTACCTGTTCGATGGCGCAATTCAACACCCAGTACGATGTTCTAATCATCGGCGGAGGGCCATCCGGGCTCAGTGCTGCCAGCGGTCTAGCTCGTGTTCTAAGAAAAATAGCGCTCTTCGACTCCGGGGAATACCGCAACAAGCCAACTAGGCACATGCACGATGTTATTGGGAGTGATC ATGTTGACCCTGCGGAATTCCGCGCCGCTGCCCGTGCCCAAATATCTTTCTACAATGTTACCACATTCATTGACACCAAGGTCGTCTCTATCAACGCCACTGGAACTGCCAATCGGACCACTTCCTTCACCGCAACCCTTGCTAACGGAACCACCTACACCGGCCGCAAGGTAATTCTTGGCAGCGGCGTCAAAGACGCTCTACCAGACCAAGTTCCCGGACTCCGCGAGGCCTTCGGCAAGGGCCTCTACTGGTGTCCGTGGTGCGACGGCTTTGAGCATCGCGACCAGCCCGTTGGGGTTATTGGGAATTTCTCCGACTCGTACGACAGCGTGCGTGAGCTATACCCGACGCTAAATCGCCAGATTAGGGTCCTTTCAAACGGCACTGCAAATGATACAGCGCAGCTCGAGCGGATTGACAAGAAGGATTCGAACTGGAGGGCTGTTTTTGAGGCATACAATGTTACAATCAACGATAGGACTATCCAGAACATCACGAGAGTACAAGACGGTGGTGAGGTTCAGGAGGAAGTGATTCGAAAGGAACTCGATATCTTCAGGGTGTACATGGACGATGGCACTTTCGAAGAGTGTGGAGCAATTATGGCAAATTATGGTACTTATCAGGCGTCTACACTCCCCGCTCAGATGGGTTTGAGGATACTGGGTGGTAAGATCGATACAACAGCGCCTGGACTGAGAACCAGCATGAAAGGCGTTTGGGGGGTTGGCGACGCGAATAGCGACAACAGTACTAATGTGCCTCATGCTATGGCGAGCGGGAAGAGGGCGGCTGTTTACTGTCATG TCGAGATGGCAAGGGAAGAGTTAGCACTGATTACATCTAactcgacgaagaggagagcaGTGCCTGAGGAGCTGGTTGTTGACCGAGAGATGGGTACTGTTATTGGGGATATCTACGATGCGCTCCGCATGAAGTAG
- a CDS encoding 2EXR domain-containing protein (transcript_id=CADANIAT00007782) produces the protein MGNSEFYLFPLLPPEIRLQIWHYALPATLPMGSAVFTYKKGCWGPRRLLPGNPEYDPMNDDLNLNLEYDHTLLDPLEIDLPLSQVNYKARSAALEWTQKQNLQVRFNKHNRQLLFLRPFDANSDTIYVSQSQWHDFICEPMERPFEPDLIQRLLGCPGVPFSRLALDDWILRHEPDCLAELFYYYFTIDTVFAVTGFCPVDYAGDDEKNSNSGKANT, from the coding sequence ATGGGGAATTCCGAGTTTTACCTGTTTCCGCTCCTTCCACCGGAAATCCGCCTTCAAATCTGGCATTATGCTCTTCCTGCAACGCTCCCGATGGGATCAGCTGTCTTCACCTACAAAAAAGGCTGCTGGGGCCCCCGCCGTCTGCTACCAGGCAATCCTGAATATGACCCGATGAATGATGACCTCAACCTAAATCTCGAATATGACCATACCCTCCTGGACCCTCTCGAAATTGATCTGCCACTATCACAGGTAAATTACAAGGCGCGCAGCGCCGCTCTCGAATGGACACAGAAACAAAACTTGCAAGTCCGGTTCAACAAACATaaccgccagcttctcttcctccgtccCTTCGATGCGAACTCCGATACTATTTATGTTTCACAGAGCCAATGGCACGATTTCATCTGCGAGCCGATGGAGCGGCCGTTTGAGCCAGACCTAATTCAGCGACTACTTGGATGTCCTGGGGTGCCGTTCTCGCGACTTGCGCTTGATGACTGGATTCTTCGCCATGAGCCCGATTGTCTCGCCGAGTTGTTTTATTACTATTTCACTATTGATACGGTATTTGCGGTTACTGGATTCTGTCCTGTGGATTATGCTggggatgatgagaagaATAGTAACAGTGGCAAGGCCAATACATAG